A stretch of the Clostridium botulinum genome encodes the following:
- the rho gene encoding transcription termination factor Rho, translating to MESKDLNSMTVVELRKMAKDLDIKGITKLKKAELIKEINEKSPRTINKGGVILKENITPKKVHNSSNDNIKNVNQNDNQNRNETLEDGNSLEKGKKLKEMIHESESAKGVLEIIENNNYGFLRGENYLTGPKDIYVSPSQIRRFNLKTGDEVRGKVRTAKEGEKFQALIYVEKINGENPEKAVGRQRFEKLTPIYPNERIRLQVGQSDLSSRLMDIISPIGKGQRGLIVAPPKAGKTTLLKKIAHSISKNYPESKLIVLLIDERPEEVTDMQRSINGEVIYSTFDEEPEHHTKVAYMVLERAKRMVEQGQDVIVLLDSLTRLTRAYNLTINPTGRTLSGGLDPGALIMPKKFFGAARNIEEGGSLTILATALIDTGSRMDDMIFEEFKGTGNMEVHLDRKLEERRIFPAIDIYKSGTRREDLLLTAQELEASFTIRKVLYKENNTASVTEKLINLLSKTKNNDEFLQNFSKEKWER from the coding sequence TTGGAGAGTAAAGATTTAAATAGTATGACTGTTGTTGAATTAAGGAAAATGGCAAAAGATTTAGATATAAAAGGTATAACAAAATTAAAAAAAGCGGAATTAATCAAGGAAATAAATGAAAAGTCACCAAGAACTATAAATAAGGGTGGGGTAATTCTAAAAGAAAATATAACACCTAAAAAAGTACATAATTCTTCAAATGATAATATTAAGAATGTAAATCAAAATGATAACCAGAACAGAAATGAAACTTTAGAAGATGGAAATTCGTTAGAAAAAGGGAAAAAGCTTAAAGAAATGATACATGAATCTGAAAGTGCAAAAGGTGTTCTTGAAATTATTGAAAATAACAATTATGGATTTTTAAGAGGAGAAAATTATTTAACAGGGCCTAAAGATATATATGTATCTCCATCTCAAATAAGAAGATTTAATTTAAAAACAGGAGATGAAGTAAGAGGAAAAGTTAGAACGGCAAAAGAAGGAGAAAAATTCCAAGCACTTATATATGTAGAAAAAATAAATGGAGAAAATCCAGAAAAAGCAGTGGGAAGACAAAGATTTGAAAAATTAACACCTATCTATCCTAATGAAAGAATAAGACTGCAAGTAGGTCAATCAGACTTATCTTCTAGATTAATGGATATAATCTCACCTATAGGTAAAGGGCAAAGAGGATTAATAGTTGCTCCTCCAAAGGCAGGTAAAACAACTCTTTTGAAAAAAATAGCTCACAGTATATCTAAAAATTATCCAGAATCAAAATTAATAGTGCTTTTAATAGATGAAAGACCAGAAGAGGTTACAGATATGCAAAGATCTATTAATGGTGAAGTTATATATTCCACCTTTGATGAAGAACCTGAACATCATACAAAAGTAGCTTATATGGTTCTTGAGAGAGCTAAAAGAATGGTTGAACAAGGACAAGATGTAATAGTGCTTCTTGATAGTTTAACAAGACTTACAAGGGCATATAATTTAACAATCAATCCAACAGGAAGAACTCTTTCAGGAGGACTTGATCCTGGAGCATTAATAATGCCTAAAAAGTTTTTCGGAGCTGCTAGAAATATAGAAGAGGGCGGAAGTCTTACAATTTTAGCTACAGCACTTATTGATACTGGAAGTAGAATGGATGATATGATTTTTGAAGAGTTTAAGGGAACTGGAAACATGGAAGTTCATTTAGATAGAAAGTTAGAAGAAAGAAGAATATTCCCAGCTATAGATATTTACAAATCTGGAACTAGAAGAGAAGATTTATTATTAACTGCACAAGAATTAGAAGCTTCATTTACTATAAGAAAAGTATTATATAAAGAAAATAATACAGCAAGCGTAACTGAAAAATTGATTAATTTACTTTCAAAAACAAAAAATAATGATGAGTTTTTACAAAATTTCAGTAAAGAAAAATGGGAAAGATAA
- the rpmE gene encoding 50S ribosomal protein L31 has protein sequence MKEGLHPEYHHDAVVKCACGNTFTTGSTKSELKVDVCSKCHPFYTGKQKILDTGGRIEKFMKKYNLENK, from the coding sequence ATGAAAGAAGGTTTACACCCAGAATATCATCATGATGCAGTAGTTAAATGTGCATGTGGAAATACTTTCACTACTGGATCAACTAAATCTGAACTTAAGGTGGATGTTTGCTCTAAATGTCATCCTTTCTATACTGGAAAGCAAAAGATATTAGATACAGGCGGAAGAATCGAAAAGTTCATGAAGAAATACAACTTAGAAAACAAATAG
- a CDS encoding thymidine kinase, producing MSKLYFRYGAMNSGKSTNLMQVAHNYEERGMKVIIIKPKRDSKGGDKVISRLGVTRKVDMLLNANENVYEKVQKICNEEGTINCILVDEVQFLKKEQIDQLFEIAVKLDIPTICYGLRTDFQMNGFEGSTRLLLLAHSIEELKTICSCGKKAALNGRKINGKFVFEGEQIAIDKEDNVEYESLCPKCFLEYRDGLKK from the coding sequence ATGAGTAAATTATATTTTAGATACGGTGCTATGAATAGTGGAAAGTCTACAAATTTAATGCAAGTAGCACATAACTATGAAGAAAGAGGAATGAAAGTTATTATAATTAAGCCAAAGAGAGATTCTAAAGGTGGAGATAAAGTAATTTCTAGGTTAGGTGTTACAAGAAAAGTTGATATGCTTTTAAACGCTAATGAAAATGTATATGAAAAAGTTCAGAAAATTTGTAATGAAGAAGGAACTATTAATTGCATATTAGTAGATGAAGTTCAATTTTTAAAAAAAGAACAAATAGATCAGTTATTTGAGATAGCTGTGAAATTAGATATACCTACAATATGTTACGGACTTAGAACTGATTTTCAAATGAATGGTTTTGAAGGGAGTACGAGACTACTTTTATTAGCACATAGTATAGAAGAGTTAAAAACCATATGTAGTTGTGGTAAAAAAGCAGCCCTAAATGGAAGAAAAATAAATGGAAAGTTTGTTTTTGAAGGAGAACAAATTGCTATAGATAAAGAAGATAATGTTGAATATGAGTCTCTTTGCCCTAAATGTTTCTTAGAGTATAGGGATGGACTTAAAAAGTAA
- a CDS encoding DUF1385 domain-containing protein, with amino-acid sequence MGKKVSVGGQAVIEGVMMRGSNGVATAIRKSNGEIEVDFKKIKPLTQKNKVFSLPIIRGFITLIDSLILGIKTLNYSASFIEEELEEEPSKLDKWIEEKFKGKATDIIMGISFVVSMALSILIFFIIPTFVANGFKRINITNAICLNILEGIIRVFIFLTYIYLISKMDDIKRVFEYHGAEHKTIFCYESNEELKPENAKQHGRLHPRCGTNFLFLVMIVSIILFSFTGWNSIWQRILYRIILLPLVSGITYEIIKWMGNNKNSCTKVLAYPGLMLQKLTTREPDLNQLEVAIASLKVAEGIETVESIKEKYNKNNSDD; translated from the coding sequence ATGGGGAAAAAAGTTTCAGTTGGGGGACAGGCAGTTATAGAAGGTGTAATGATGAGAGGGAGTAATGGTGTAGCTACAGCTATAAGGAAGAGTAATGGTGAAATAGAAGTGGATTTTAAAAAAATAAAACCTCTTACTCAAAAGAATAAAGTGTTTTCCTTGCCAATTATAAGAGGATTTATTACGTTAATTGATTCATTAATACTTGGAATAAAAACTTTAAATTATTCTGCATCTTTTATTGAAGAAGAATTAGAAGAAGAACCATCTAAATTAGATAAATGGATAGAAGAAAAGTTTAAGGGAAAAGCAACAGACATAATTATGGGCATATCTTTTGTTGTATCTATGGCGTTATCGATCTTAATATTTTTCATAATACCTACATTTGTAGCCAATGGATTTAAAAGAATTAACATAACCAATGCTATTTGTCTTAATATATTAGAAGGTATTATAAGAGTTTTTATATTTCTTACATATATATATCTTATTAGTAAGATGGATGATATAAAAAGAGTATTTGAATATCATGGAGCAGAACATAAGACTATATTTTGTTATGAAAGTAACGAGGAACTTAAACCTGAAAATGCAAAACAGCATGGAAGATTACATCCTAGATGTGGTACAAATTTTTTATTTTTAGTTATGATAGTTAGTATAATTTTATTTTCATTTACTGGATGGAATTCTATTTGGCAAAGAATTTTATATAGAATAATTTTATTACCATTAGTTTCAGGAATAACTTATGAAATTATAAAATGGATGGGAAATAATAAAAATTCGTGTACTAAAGTTTTAGCTTATCCAGGGCTTATGTTACAAAAGCTTACTACTAGAGAACCGGATTTAAACCAACTTGAAGTGGCTATTGCATCATTAAAGGTAGCTGAAGGGATAGAAACAGTTGAAAGTATAAAAGAAAAGTATAATAAAAATAATAGTGATGACTAA
- the prmC gene encoding peptide chain release factor N(5)-glutamine methyltransferase, with translation MTIGEALSIAYNTLKEENIDTYMLDSQLLIQKVLKKDKLFIILNRDVEISSEDQEEFFKLIKLRKDNMPVKYILGECEFMGLNFNVKKGVLIPRADTEILVEEVIKEIKKNGYNNVCDVCCGSGAIGVSIGKYIEKTRVDCYDISDIAIEVTKSNINKLELNDKVYVYKSDLLDETKRQNKMYDVIVSNPPYIKEDVIPTLMKDVKEYEPYIALCGGKDGLYFYNKITTDSVGFLNRGGLLAFEIGYDQGKDVKEILIQNGFSDIRVVKDLAGLDRVVVGRL, from the coding sequence ATGACAATAGGAGAAGCTTTAAGTATTGCATATAATACTTTGAAAGAGGAAAATATAGATACGTATATGTTAGATTCACAGCTTTTAATTCAAAAAGTTTTAAAAAAAGATAAATTGTTTATAATTTTAAACAGAGATGTGGAAATATCATCAGAAGATCAAGAGGAGTTTTTTAAGCTTATAAAATTACGTAAAGATAACATGCCGGTAAAATATATATTAGGTGAATGTGAGTTTATGGGATTAAATTTTAATGTGAAAAAAGGTGTTTTAATTCCTAGGGCGGATACGGAAATATTAGTAGAAGAAGTAATAAAAGAAATTAAGAAAAATGGATATAATAATGTATGTGATGTATGTTGTGGAAGTGGAGCTATAGGGGTTTCAATAGGAAAATACATAGAAAAAACTAGAGTTGATTGTTATGATATATCAGATATAGCAATTGAAGTTACTAAAAGTAATATAAATAAATTAGAACTTAATGATAAAGTTTATGTATATAAAAGTGATTTATTAGATGAAACTAAAAGACAAAATAAGATGTATGATGTTATAGTTTCAAATCCACCATATATTAAAGAAGATGTCATACCTACTCTTATGAAAGATGTTAAAGAATACGAACCATATATTGCTTTATGTGGTGGAAAAGATGGACTTTACTTTTATAACAAAATAACAACGGATAGTGTTGGGTTTTTAAATAGGGGAGGATTATTAGCTTTTGAGATAGGATATGATCAGGGAAAAGATGTTAAAGAAATATTAATTCAAAATGGATTTTCTGATATAAGGGTGGTTAAGGACCTTGCGGGGTTAGACAGAGTAGTCGTAGGAAGGCTTTGA
- the prfA gene encoding peptide chain release factor 1 has product MLDKLDFTENKYEELSIKISDPSVMANQNEWRKLCKEHAELETIVTKYREYKNNKEELEANKELLSEENDRDMKEMIQEEIKTLEENIVSDEEELKILLLPKDPNDDKNVFIEIRAGAGGDEAALFAANLFRMYTRYAERHGWKTELMSANETDIGGFKEVVFMLRGDSAYSKMKFESGVHRVQRVPDTESSGRIHTSTATVAVLPEVDDVDIQIDSNDIRVDVFRASGHGGQCVNTTDSAVRMTHIPTGIVVSCQDEKSQLKNKEKALKVLKARLYEKAEAERAASISADRKSQVGTGDRSERIRTYNYPQGRVTEHRIGVTLYKLDAFLDGDMEEIIDALITAEQAEKMKAMGNN; this is encoded by the coding sequence ATGTTAGATAAATTGGATTTTACAGAAAATAAGTACGAAGAATTATCGATAAAAATTAGTGACCCATCAGTAATGGCCAATCAAAATGAATGGAGAAAACTATGTAAAGAGCATGCGGAGCTTGAAACTATAGTTACAAAGTATAGAGAATATAAAAATAATAAAGAAGAATTAGAAGCTAATAAAGAATTACTTTCAGAAGAAAATGATAGAGACATGAAAGAAATGATTCAAGAAGAGATAAAAACTCTCGAAGAAAATATAGTAAGTGATGAAGAAGAGTTGAAAATATTACTTCTTCCTAAAGATCCTAATGATGATAAAAACGTATTTATCGAAATAAGAGCTGGTGCTGGCGGAGATGAAGCAGCATTATTTGCAGCTAACTTATTTAGAATGTATACAAGATATGCTGAAAGACATGGGTGGAAGACTGAACTTATGAGTGCCAATGAAACAGATATTGGTGGATTTAAGGAAGTTGTATTTATGTTAAGAGGAGATTCAGCATATAGTAAAATGAAGTTTGAAAGTGGAGTTCATAGAGTACAAAGAGTTCCAGATACTGAATCAAGTGGAAGAATACATACGTCTACAGCCACTGTAGCAGTTCTACCAGAAGTTGATGACGTTGATATACAAATAGATTCTAATGATATTAGAGTTGATGTATTTAGAGCATCAGGACATGGTGGACAATGTGTAAATACTACTGACTCAGCAGTAAGAATGACACATATACCAACAGGTATAGTTGTATCATGTCAAGATGAAAAGTCACAGCTTAAAAATAAAGAAAAAGCTCTAAAGGTATTAAAAGCTAGATTATATGAAAAAGCAGAAGCGGAAAGAGCAGCTAGTATATCAGCAGACAGAAAAAGTCAGGTTGGTACTGGAGATAGAAGTGAAAGAATAAGAACTTACAATTATCCACAAGGAAGAGTTACAGAGCATAGAATAGGTGTTACTTTATATAAATTAGATGCGTTTCTTGATGGAGATATGGAAGAAATTATAGATGCATTAATAACAGCAGAACAAGCTGAAAAAATGAAAGCAATGGGAAATAATTAA
- a CDS encoding ZIP family metal transporter — protein sequence MDGKTIFIVTLASLFSLMGTMIGASLGIVVKKPSKNSIGNINGFAAGLMLSVVMMDLIPEAISKITMLYTMFFCIIGILIVMLIDILTGDEGKYFSSGHLKVAFMAALGLMLHNFPEGIIMGAGFLAYETLGVKMSLIIAIHDIPEGIAVSAPLMAERTRPFKIMLYAFITAFPTVIGSWIGVYIGNISKVVLGECLGIASGIMLYVVFGQMIPESLNIGKKIKVTSSILLGIILGIVITNVL from the coding sequence TTGGATGGAAAAACAATTTTTATTGTAACTCTAGCCAGTCTATTTTCATTAATGGGTACTATGATAGGGGCATCATTAGGTATAGTAGTAAAAAAACCATCTAAAAATAGTATAGGTAATATAAATGGTTTTGCCGCAGGTCTTATGCTATCGGTGGTAATGATGGATTTAATCCCAGAAGCCATATCTAAAATTACTATGTTGTATACAATGTTTTTTTGTATAATTGGTATTTTAATTGTTATGCTTATTGATATTTTAACCGGAGATGAAGGAAAATATTTTAGTAGTGGCCATCTAAAGGTAGCATTTATGGCTGCGCTAGGACTTATGCTTCATAATTTTCCTGAAGGTATAATTATGGGAGCTGGATTTTTAGCTTATGAGACGCTTGGAGTAAAAATGAGTTTAATTATAGCTATACATGACATACCGGAAGGAATTGCTGTGTCAGCTCCACTTATGGCTGAAAGGACAAGGCCTTTTAAAATAATGTTATATGCTTTTATTACAGCATTTCCTACAGTTATAGGTTCTTGGATAGGTGTTTATATTGGGAATATATCAAAAGTAGTATTGGGTGAATGTTTAGGAATCGCGTCTGGAATAATGTTGTATGTAGTTTTTGGTCAAATGATACCTGAATCCTTAAATATAGGTAAAAAAATTAAAGTAACATCAAGTATATTGTTGGGAATTATATTGGGTATTGTAATTACAAATGTATTATAA